Part of the Lolium rigidum isolate FL_2022 chromosome 6, APGP_CSIRO_Lrig_0.1, whole genome shotgun sequence genome, agtgggCGTGAGGGCCTGTTCGAGCGCGTCGCTTCAACGGCTGTCTTCGCTTCCGCGttagcgccgcagccttcgccatcaatggagtCGCCTCGTCTTCTGCACGCGCACCAGGCCCAGCGGTCGGCGGCTGGACTTCTCCGCCACCATCAATGGCATCATGTCCCGCGCGTGCCCGACCTATAAAAGGCGACCGAAATCGTACCTGCCATCGCACACACCACCTACACCTCCGCTCCCACCCTCACCACCGCGCACCGCCgcatcaccatggggaagaagaagcacGACTTAGAGGCATCCGTCAGCGGCATCAGGAAAAGGTGACACGGCCAAACAGGGTGCTGCTCCCTGTCGAGATGCGCGCGACTTCTGCACGACGATTGGATGCCGGCCAACTGGGGAGACATGCACCTGTTGGGCGGCGGTTGGCGACTCAACAACTGTCGGGTGCCTGTCCCGCATGTGCCAGCGTGCGATCCAGAGCGAACAATGGAGATCCATCGCAGGTGATTGTACCTACCGGCGTACCTCCTCGCCGACCCCACCTACGTTGTTGACTTCGATCGATGGCTCAAGTAGTGCGGGATCGAGACAGATCCGAGGGAAAAGGCGGGGTTCCTCGGCGACAGGGACTATCCATTTGGCCCGCTGTCGCGGCCTGCAATCCCTACTGCGCCTCGTCGAGGACGGCATCCGTCCCCTCTTGCGTCTCCCCAGGACGACGAGGAGCTCACCTACTACAACGAGGATGCCAAGGACGACAACGATGACTTCGTCAGCAGCGTCTTCCACGAGTGGCAGACGACCATGGTGGAGGGTCGGGAGTTCCAGCTGCCGCAGACGATGACCGACAAAGGCTTGGCATCCTTGTGTCGCAGCTACCGCAGGAGCCTCCGCCGCTGCCACGGTACGCCACATACATTATGCCGCCAGACCTCATGGAGGATGAGGCCCTAGAACCCACCGCCGTTCAATCCGTGGGGTGCACCGgccgctccacctccacctcccccacCGGCAGCATCCGTGGGGTGAATCTCTTTAACTAACTAACGTGTGTAATACAAAAGGAGAATATAAATTGCTAACCTCTTCTCCTAAGAAGCACATGGATCATCTTGCCGTAGTTGTTCTATGCCATAAAACATAAATGAGtccttgaaagaaaaaaaaatgtaaaagAACAATCCCTCGTGGTGAACCAGCCACCCTAGTGGCACTAGTTCGACACCCATGCGACACCCATGCGAACCTAAACTACGACTCTGCCTCATAGAGCATGACTGTGCCACTAccggaggccgccgcctcggcgtcTTTCCACCTTCCGGGGCCACAGTCCTGACAACAAGGCCACCCCATATGGCTGCCATGAACCTTCCGCGCCACGAGAGCTAAGAGAGTAAGAGACTCCAAGACGAGGCCTTCAAGAACGTAACGACGTAAGCGTCGCCACCGCCCACTCCAAAggagcttaggttttcacccagaGAGACTTAAGCACTCGCGTCGGTAGAACATCGCAACTAAGAAATGACGCATTGAAGAACGAGAATGACATGCTATGCTGTCGCCGCCGTTGGCACCGAAGTGCGAGGTTTTCACCTGGAGTGCGACCTCAACCTCCAGGCCAGATGGCCTGGGCTAAGTAGTAGCGAGCCAAGCGGCGTGGCATTGTCGCCGACCACTGATCCAAACTACAAGACGTAGGGGTCACATCACCTCACACCACGACGACTAGGCCATGCTGGCGGGAGACTAGAGTTGCTGCTTCCTCACCATGGCCACCTATTCGGGCCGTCGCCCCGACTTCCCTACCAATGGGAGGACAACGCCACAACATCCTGGAATAGCCTCCCGCATAGCAGTAAGCCTCCCGCCGCGAATATCGTGACAATGCCTCAACACACCCCCAACGGATCAGCCTCACATGGTCACCAACCCCACGGACACTAGCACACACTACAATATattttatcttgattaacatTAATTCTAATGCTAGAGGCGGATCCAATAATCACTGAGAACACTTTATCTTATTGAGTTTCACTTCATTTCTCACTACGCTTGTTACTTTATTGCTTTATTTACTTTGTTGCAACCAATTACAATAACCTTTAAAAACATATTTATTCGAGATTAAAAAGCGACTTACAAGTGGCCCTAATAGATAGTAGCAACTAGTAAGTTCGATATTCAAACTAGCTACAATTAAACTGTGCACCCTCCTGAAGAGCCGCCGCGTGCCAGCTGTATATATATGCAATAAATATATATGATAACAAAAGACACTGCTTTTTTCTCTCAAGAAAATCGTGTCCAGGCCTTTCATGGACCAGCCCATGTGGATGTACATAGGCGGTGAATGCCTATTTTCCGCAAGGATTGGCGATCGCGTAGTCTGACTCCCACACTTTCGCTCGAGATACATACCGGGCTGAAGAAAATCCTGCAGCCCACGAAAACCCACAACATCCCTCGCAAGCCACAACCAACAAATTGTTCaccctccataggctcctcccacccctcgcgccgccgccgcaacccCGAACCCTAACCAAACCCTCCTCCCCCGCACGCCGCACCATGGCGTCCGCCTACGACCGGGAGgacggcctggcgccgccgcagccgcacgGCGGCGGCCCGGCCGACGCCTATGACCCCAACTACGTCCCGGACTCGGTCAAGACCTTCGTCGTCCACCTCTACCGCCACATCCGCGACAAGAACGTCTTCGAGATCAACCAGATGTACGAGGGCGGCTTCCAGCGCCTCTCCGACCGCCTCTTCCGCGACTCGCCCTGGCCCTCCGCCGACGCCGTCGCGCCCTACTGCGACGGCGAccacgtcttcctcctcctctaccgcGAGCTCTGGTACCGCCACGCCTACGCGCGCCTCTCCCCGCTCACCGCCAGCCACCGCTCCGAGTCCTGGAGCAACTACTGCGACCTCTTCAGCGTCGTCCTACACGGCGTCGTCAACATGCAGCTGCCCAACCAGTGGCTCTGGGACATGGTCGACGAGTTCGTTTACCAGTTCCAGAGCTTCTGCCAGTACCGCGCTAAGCTCAAGAACAAGACGGACGACGAGCTAAAGCAGCTCAAGCAGTTTGACAAGGTAATCTTTTAACCTGCAGCTCAAGTGTCTGCTAGATTCATCTCTCTATCTATCTACTGTGCCGCAGCTGACAATGCTGTGTTCGTTCGCGCAGGCGTGGAATGTGTACGGGGTTCTCAACTACCTGCAGGCGCTCGTGGAGAAGTCCGACATCGCCCAGATCCTCGAGAGGGAGAAGGAGGGGCTGGAGCAGTTCACTGCCACCGACGGGTATGACTACCAGGGTGGAAGCAACGTTCTCAAGGTCCTGGGTTACTACAGCATGATTGGCCTGCTCAGAATACACTGCCTTCTTGGGGATTACCACACTGGCCTAAAGTGCTTGGCACCCATCAACCTTAACCAGCAGGGGGTCTACACCATTGTCATCGGGAGTCACATCTCAACCATCTATCACTATGGGTTCGCAAACCTTATGATGCGCAGGTACACAAGCCCACTGTCTTTTTTCTTTTATACCAAAGGACAGACTCATCGATTTGTTAGCTCTACTTTCTGCTGCTCAATACTCCATACATACCTAAGCAACATGAAATGCTTTTTTGCCATCTCTATATTAGTACAAGTAGATTGAATCATGTCAACATTCAAGTCTTCATTCATGCGAAGTCACATATGTGTTTTTTCTTTTGCCATCTTGAAATTCCCAAAGTAGAGTTCCTTCAATCTAATACACTCTATTCGTATTTAAACATAGGTATGTTGATGCCACCAAGGAGTTCAACAAAATCCTGCTCTATATTCTCAAGTATAAGCAGTACCATCAGAAATCCCCTCAGTATGACCAGATCCTCAAGAAGAACGAGCAGATGTATGCGCTATTGGCAATCTGCCTCTCTTTATGCCCACAGAACAAGCtcattgatgaaaatgttagcaCCCAGCTCAAAGAAAAGTACAATGACAAAATGACAAAGATGCTGAGGTTTGATGATGAAGCTTATGCTGCTTATGACGAACTTTTCTCTTATGCCTGCCCCAAGTTCATTACCCCATCACCTCCAGTTCTCGACCAGCCGCTTACCAATTATAACCAGGTGAGCTTTCTTTTTGAAGATTATAATGATGGTATATTTCTTTTCACGTATTGCACTTAAGGCCTGTCTATTATGTTGCCGGGGTCAAACTAGACCATCGAGCCTACTTATTTTGGACCAGTATTGTAGAGTAAAGTTGATATAGCTTTTGCCGCATATTCAGCCACCTCAAGTTTTTCTTTTTGGGCAAATACGGGCAACTCATTAGTCAGAAATCCACACTGTAGCCTTTCAGTCATCCATAAAATGGGAAGCTGTTTTTGTCCCGAACTCCCAATCAGCAAATAAAATCTCCTGTAATCATTTTTTGTCAAAATCTCCTGTGTTCTGTTTTGCATTCATATGTTCTTAGTGGACATATTAGACTTGTTCATATATAACTTAAGCTGGTAGACTACTGGTTGCAAATGATTGGCTGTGGGGCAATATCACGCATGCTGATTCATAAAAATGATGTTCTTTTTGAATGTTTGGGATGCCTTATTGTATAGGCTTTCCGCTTATGTTCTTAAGAATACCTGGTCGGTGAATCTTGACCAGTAACTCCTTCGGTAGCTAGATTCAATAATATAAATTGACAAATACTTGTATTTCTGTAACTTGTCTGTTGATTCATTTTTTGTTGTATGAAGAAAATATGTAGAAGAAATTGTTAATTATTACCTTTTCTGTTATGCAACAGGATGCCTATCGTCTTCAGCTGAAGCTGTTTCTTTATGAAGTGAAGCAACAACAGTTGCTTTCTGGGATCCGGAGTTATCTTAAGTTATATTCAGCAATAGCTATTGCCAAACTTGCCCAATATATGGAAATGGATGAGGCAACACTTAGGTCTGTATGATAATTAAGTTACGGAGTACCTTATTTGTTTATTCATAGTGGTTTGTGTGGATAAATACTTAATGCAAATATTTGGGCAGGTCCATCCTTCTGACGTACAAGCACAAAATGCATGCCGTTGACAGTAATGGAAAAATTGTTTCCAGTGCAGACTTTGATTTCTACATCAATGAGGTAATGTGCCGTATTTGTTCTCCTTCATAACACTTTGTTTGATGCATATGTTTTTTGTGTTCATATGATGTGTTTTTCATTCTACCATGTCTGCAGTATTTTATTGTTTAAGTAGTAATTGATAGCTTCATGAATCATTTGTCTGTACTCAGTTGAGCTATGGAATTGAGCTGCTGTAGATGATTTCAAGCTTTTATCTGTCTATAAGATAAACTTTTTCCTGGAAATGAATTCAAGCATGGTTCCCATGGTTGATTTTGATTTCCGGTTCATCCGGAGTTGGTTGAACTTGTGATTTCTTTAATTGAATCTTGAACTTTTCTCAACGTACAGCATGTGTTCCTGCAATGATGATATGCCTATTTTATACTGTACTTAAAAAATAATAGGGATACATTTAGCCTGTATAATTACTTATAAATTGTTTGCAATCATGCAGGATGTTATTCATGTTGTGGAATCCAAATCGAACAAACCCCAGGGTGATTACTTTTTGAGACAAATCTTGAAGGTATTTACGCATCCCACTTGATGTTCTACCGTCCTGATAGCTCGACACCCGTTCCTTCTATAAATAATGCAGTCATAAGCTAAGTTTCTTTGTTATTTTCCTACAGTTTGAAGAAACAATTGCTGAATTGGAAAAGGTGCAGCTTGACTGAGCATGGTAGAAATCATGGAGAAGAGAAACATCCCAgtattctatttcttttttccccGTTTGTCCTGTTATAAGGAGTGGCACCTGTAATGACTAATTTTAACGGAGCATTATTTGTGCTTTTTGGTGTACCTTTTCACTCGTTGGCTAGTTTGAGTATTCCATCAGCTAGTATTTGAGATATTTCATGCCATTTCCTGGTTCACTCATGTGCTATCCCCTGTTGCTATGAATGGTCACTTGTCTGCATTTCAGTACTAATAATGGGCCCTTAATAATATGTGTAACTAGTACTACCTCCTAGATCCACTCCTAGATACACTCACCACCCCGATCACGGTGGTCAGTGCGGAAGCAATCCGGTAAGGACTGCTCACCGAAGCAGGAGTGCCAGCACTAACGCCTCTGCATGGAGAGGAACGCTGTGTTCGACTACAAGACTCGCACGCTTCGGCTTCACACCACCCTCAATCAGGCATgtcctgtgcttgataatgatttcGCTCAGGCGGACCTGACTGGACGAAGGCTGCCTGGTGCAGAGGCTTTGCATCTTCCGCCATTT contains:
- the LOC124665709 gene encoding eukaryotic translation initiation factor 3 subunit L-like, encoding MASAYDREDGLAPPQPHGGGPADAYDPNYVPDSVKTFVVHLYRHIRDKNVFEINQMYEGGFQRLSDRLFRDSPWPSADAVAPYCDGDHVFLLLYRELWYRHAYARLSPLTASHRSESWSNYCDLFSVVLHGVVNMQLPNQWLWDMVDEFVYQFQSFCQYRAKLKNKTDDELKQLKQFDKAWNVYGVLNYLQALVEKSDIAQILEREKEGLEQFTATDGYDYQGGSNVLKVLGYYSMIGLLRIHCLLGDYHTGLKCLAPINLNQQGVYTIVIGSHISTIYHYGFANLMMRRYVDATKEFNKILLYILKYKQYHQKSPQYDQILKKNEQMYALLAICLSLCPQNKLIDENVSTQLKEKYNDKMTKMLRFDDEAYAAYDELFSYACPKFITPSPPVLDQPLTNYNQDAYRLQLKLFLYEVKQQQLLSGIRSYLKLYSAIAIAKLAQYMEMDEATLRSILLTYKHKMHAVDSNGKIVSSADFDFYINEDVIHVVESKSNKPQGDYFLRQILKFEETIAELEKVQLD